The Peromyscus eremicus chromosome 11, PerEre_H2_v1, whole genome shotgun sequence genome includes a window with the following:
- the Dimt1 gene encoding probable dimethyladenosine transferase isoform X2, whose protein sequence is METAALRPTDVVLEVGPGTGNMTVKLLEKAKKVVACELDPRLVAELHKRVQGTPLASKLQVLVGDVLKSDLPFFDACVANLPYQISSPFVFKLLLHRPFFRCAILMFQREFALRLVAKPGDKLYCRLSINTQLLARVDHLMKVGKNNFRPPPKVESSVVRIEPKNPPPPINFQEWDGLVRITFVRKNKTLSAAFKSSAVQQLLERNYRIHCSVHNTVIPEDFSIADKIQQILTSTGFSEKRARSMDIDDFIRLLHGFNAEGIHFS, encoded by the exons ATGGAAACC GCTGCCTTAAGACCTACTGATGTGGTGCTGGAAGTTGGGCCTGGGACTGGAAACATGACCGTCAAGCTGTTAGAAAAGGCCAAAAAg GTAGTTGCCTGTGAACTTGATCCAAGGCTAGTAGCTGAACTTCACAAAAGAGTTCAGGGCAC GCCtctggccagcaaactccaggtCCTGGTGGGAGACGTACTGAAATCGGATTTGCCGTTCTTTGACGCTTGTGTGGCAAACCTGCCTTATCAG ATCTCCTCTCCCTTTGTCTTCAAGTTGTTGCTTCACCGGCCATTTTTCAG ATGTGCTATACTTATGTTTCAAAGAGAATTTGCTCTTCGTTTGGTTGCAAAACCCGGAGATAAATTATACTGTAGACTCTCCATTAATACACAGCTTTTAGCACGTGTGGACCATCTAATGAAG GTGGGGAAGAATAACTTCAGACCACCCCCCAAGGTGGAGTCCAGCGTTGTAAGGATAGAACCTAAGAATCCGCCACCACCTATCAATTTTCAG GAATGGGATGGCTTAGTAAGGATCACTTTTGTTCGGAAGAACAAGACACTGTCTGCTGCATTCAA ATCAAGCGCAGTACAACAGCTGTTGGAAAGAAACTACAGAATTCACTGTTCAGTCCATAATACT GTAATACCAGAAGATTTCAGTATAGCAGATAAAATACAGCAAATCCTAACCAGCACAGGTTTTAGTGAAAAACGGGCCCGTTCCATGGACATAGATGATTTTATCAG GTTGCTACATGGATTCAATGCAGAAGGTATCCACTTTTCCTAg
- the Dimt1 gene encoding probable dimethyladenosine transferase isoform X3 yields MTVKLLEKAKKVVACELDPRLVAELHKRVQGTPLASKLQVLVGDVLKSDLPFFDACVANLPYQISSPFVFKLLLHRPFFRCAILMFQREFALRLVAKPGDKLYCRLSINTQLLARVDHLMKVGKNNFRPPPKVESSVVRIEPKNPPPPINFQEWDGLVRITFVRKNKTLSAAFKSSAVQQLLERNYRIHCSVHNTVIPEDFSIADKIQQILTSTGFSEKRARSMDIDDFIRLLHGFNAEGIHFS; encoded by the exons ATGACCGTCAAGCTGTTAGAAAAGGCCAAAAAg GTAGTTGCCTGTGAACTTGATCCAAGGCTAGTAGCTGAACTTCACAAAAGAGTTCAGGGCAC GCCtctggccagcaaactccaggtCCTGGTGGGAGACGTACTGAAATCGGATTTGCCGTTCTTTGACGCTTGTGTGGCAAACCTGCCTTATCAG ATCTCCTCTCCCTTTGTCTTCAAGTTGTTGCTTCACCGGCCATTTTTCAG ATGTGCTATACTTATGTTTCAAAGAGAATTTGCTCTTCGTTTGGTTGCAAAACCCGGAGATAAATTATACTGTAGACTCTCCATTAATACACAGCTTTTAGCACGTGTGGACCATCTAATGAAG GTGGGGAAGAATAACTTCAGACCACCCCCCAAGGTGGAGTCCAGCGTTGTAAGGATAGAACCTAAGAATCCGCCACCACCTATCAATTTTCAG GAATGGGATGGCTTAGTAAGGATCACTTTTGTTCGGAAGAACAAGACACTGTCTGCTGCATTCAA ATCAAGCGCAGTACAACAGCTGTTGGAAAGAAACTACAGAATTCACTGTTCAGTCCATAATACT GTAATACCAGAAGATTTCAGTATAGCAGATAAAATACAGCAAATCCTAACCAGCACAGGTTTTAGTGAAAAACGGGCCCGTTCCATGGACATAGATGATTTTATCAG GTTGCTACATGGATTCAATGCAGAAGGTATCCACTTTTCCTAg
- the Dimt1 gene encoding probable dimethyladenosine transferase isoform X1, which produces MPKAKSAASGRRRERQEQRRELKRAGGLMFNTGIGQHILKNPLIVNSIIDKAALRPTDVVLEVGPGTGNMTVKLLEKAKKVVACELDPRLVAELHKRVQGTPLASKLQVLVGDVLKSDLPFFDACVANLPYQISSPFVFKLLLHRPFFRCAILMFQREFALRLVAKPGDKLYCRLSINTQLLARVDHLMKVGKNNFRPPPKVESSVVRIEPKNPPPPINFQEWDGLVRITFVRKNKTLSAAFKSSAVQQLLERNYRIHCSVHNTVIPEDFSIADKIQQILTSTGFSEKRARSMDIDDFIRLLHGFNAEGIHFS; this is translated from the exons ATGCCGAAGGCCAAGTCCGCGGCGAGTGGCCGCCGGCGGGAGCGGCAGGAGCAGCGCCGGGAGCTGAAGAGGGCCGGAG GACTCATGTTCAACACAGGGATTGGGCAGCACATTTTGAAAAATCCTCTAATTGTAAACAGCATTATCGATAAG GCTGCCTTAAGACCTACTGATGTGGTGCTGGAAGTTGGGCCTGGGACTGGAAACATGACCGTCAAGCTGTTAGAAAAGGCCAAAAAg GTAGTTGCCTGTGAACTTGATCCAAGGCTAGTAGCTGAACTTCACAAAAGAGTTCAGGGCAC GCCtctggccagcaaactccaggtCCTGGTGGGAGACGTACTGAAATCGGATTTGCCGTTCTTTGACGCTTGTGTGGCAAACCTGCCTTATCAG ATCTCCTCTCCCTTTGTCTTCAAGTTGTTGCTTCACCGGCCATTTTTCAG ATGTGCTATACTTATGTTTCAAAGAGAATTTGCTCTTCGTTTGGTTGCAAAACCCGGAGATAAATTATACTGTAGACTCTCCATTAATACACAGCTTTTAGCACGTGTGGACCATCTAATGAAG GTGGGGAAGAATAACTTCAGACCACCCCCCAAGGTGGAGTCCAGCGTTGTAAGGATAGAACCTAAGAATCCGCCACCACCTATCAATTTTCAG GAATGGGATGGCTTAGTAAGGATCACTTTTGTTCGGAAGAACAAGACACTGTCTGCTGCATTCAA ATCAAGCGCAGTACAACAGCTGTTGGAAAGAAACTACAGAATTCACTGTTCAGTCCATAATACT GTAATACCAGAAGATTTCAGTATAGCAGATAAAATACAGCAAATCCTAACCAGCACAGGTTTTAGTGAAAAACGGGCCCGTTCCATGGACATAGATGATTTTATCAG GTTGCTACATGGATTCAATGCAGAAGGTATCCACTTTTCCTAg
- the Dimt1 gene encoding probable dimethyladenosine transferase isoform X4, with protein MFQREFALRLVAKPGDKLYCRLSINTQLLARVDHLMKVGKNNFRPPPKVESSVVRIEPKNPPPPINFQEWDGLVRITFVRKNKTLSAAFKSSAVQQLLERNYRIHCSVHNTVIPEDFSIADKIQQILTSTGFSEKRARSMDIDDFIRLLHGFNAEGIHFS; from the exons ATGTTTCAAAGAGAATTTGCTCTTCGTTTGGTTGCAAAACCCGGAGATAAATTATACTGTAGACTCTCCATTAATACACAGCTTTTAGCACGTGTGGACCATCTAATGAAG GTGGGGAAGAATAACTTCAGACCACCCCCCAAGGTGGAGTCCAGCGTTGTAAGGATAGAACCTAAGAATCCGCCACCACCTATCAATTTTCAG GAATGGGATGGCTTAGTAAGGATCACTTTTGTTCGGAAGAACAAGACACTGTCTGCTGCATTCAA ATCAAGCGCAGTACAACAGCTGTTGGAAAGAAACTACAGAATTCACTGTTCAGTCCATAATACT GTAATACCAGAAGATTTCAGTATAGCAGATAAAATACAGCAAATCCTAACCAGCACAGGTTTTAGTGAAAAACGGGCCCGTTCCATGGACATAGATGATTTTATCAG GTTGCTACATGGATTCAATGCAGAAGGTATCCACTTTTCCTAg